The window GAGCTTTCGCGACACCTGGGCAGCTTCGGTTTGCTGAAGAAGGTTCATTACCAACCCTTCAACGGCACGTTTCGTATCTTCGCTACTCAAGCGCAGCTCGGCGATGGAGCGCACGCTGTCAATAAGGGCCCGAAAACCATCAAATAAACGCTCCCTCGCAAGCTCGACATTGAAAAAAAGGAGGCCTGCGTTTTCGTAGTGCATGGACCCTCCAAACGCCTCGTACGCCAAGCCGCTCTTTTGCCGCAGGTCCTGGAATATGCGCGATCTCAGCCCGGCACCGGAAAGGTAAGCGAGCACTTCACTTGCGTAGCGATCCTCCCGGTTCATTCCGGGACCGGGAAAGGCAAGAAGCAAACGTACTCTGGGCGAATTACCCGGGATCGCAACAAACCTGGGCGCAACTTCCACGTAACCCTCGTCATACAGCGGTTCCCCTCGTTCCAGGTCCCCGAAGCGCTCTATCCCAGCCATGGTTGCCTCTTCCACGTTCCCCGATACAACCACGCGCACGGAGTCGGCGGCGGTTGCGCGCTCAGCCCAGGTTTTGATCTCCCTATAGGTCATTTCGCGTACAGTGGCCTCCTTGCCTAGAACGGGCTGCCCGTACCCGCCGCTGAACAGCGCCTCTTCGACGATGAGAAATGCTTGCTGCGCGGAATACCGCCGGCGCATAAGCTCATCGAGGATCACCGGGCGCTCAGCTTCTACATCGGCCTTTCGTATGCGCACGGGGTCAAGCATTGCCCTTGCGAAATCCAATGCTGTTTCGGTTACTTCAGCAGGGACCACGACCCTCAACATCAAGAACTCTTTACTGGTCCACGCGCCCAGGGTAGCACCACGGGCTTCAAGCGCGCTCCAGAGTCGTTTGACTTTTCCGCGAAAGTAAGCCGGATTGACGAGCAGGTGCTCAAGGAAATGAGTAACGCCGTTAAGCGCCTTGCTTTCGTATCTAGGCCCGGCGCGTAGAAAAACGTCCACGTGCGTGACATGGGCATTGGTACGAGGGGCCAGGAGGTAGCCCACCCCGTTGCTGAGGTATCCAGCCGTGTACTGTTCCACAAGAACATGTTGCAGCGCTTAAGGTTGACCGGGGGTTGTCGTGTTGAGCATAATGTATCCAACATGGAGCATCCAAAGGCGCATCTACTCGAGGATGCGCCCATGATATGGGTCGAAGCGCCCAGGGACTACGGCACAGCTCATCTGGCCGAAGCGTTTCTTGAGCTTGCCCCAGAAGATCATCAACGCATCTGGATTGAACTTCGTAGGGAAGCCTTGGAAAACCCCGTAGCCGTCGGTAACGCTTTTTCCGATGCAATGTACACTGCGCTGGGGCTGCTTCTTCCCTCCGGTATGGAATGGGGAGTTTTAACCGCGCTTTGGGCTAAACAAGCGCACCTATTTCAACCAATGTCCGTCGCAGTCACGGGCGCCGACCACGC of the Oceanithermus desulfurans genome contains:
- a CDS encoding M16 family metallopeptidase; protein product: MEQYTAGYLSNGVGYLLAPRTNAHVTHVDVFLRAGPRYESKALNGVTHFLEHLLVNPAYFRGKVKRLWSALEARGATLGAWTSKEFLMLRVVVPAEVTETALDFARAMLDPVRIRKADVEAERPVILDELMRRRYSAQQAFLIVEEALFSGGYGQPVLGKEATVREMTYREIKTWAERATAADSVRVVVSGNVEEATMAGIERFGDLERGEPLYDEGYVEVAPRFVAIPGNSPRVRLLLAFPGPGMNREDRYASEVLAYLSGAGLRSRIFQDLRQKSGLAYEAFGGSMHYENAGLLFFNVELARERLFDGFRALIDSVRSIAELRLSSEDTKRAVEGLVMNLLQQTEAAQVSRKLGMSWLLDNLFFPSREAMRYRRVTPADVRGIADKYLKTETMAMAVVGVGAKELTRMMEAIQ